Below is a window of Chloroflexia bacterium SDU3-3 DNA.
GCCGCCGAGGGCCTGGGCCAGCTTGGGCTGGTCGAGGTCGTGCTGGTACATGCCCACGCCGATCGACTGCGGGTCGATCTTCACCAGCTCGGCCAGCGGGTCTTGGGCGCGGCGGGCGATCGAGACCGCGCCGCGCAGGCTCACATCCAGCTCGGGGAACTCGGCGCGGGCCAGCGGGCTGGCGCTGTAGACACTGGCCCCGGCCTCGTTCACGATCAGGTAGCGCACCGGCGCGCCGCGGGTGAGGCCCGCCACCAGCTGCTCGGTCTCGCGCGAGGCGGTGCCGTTGCCGATGGTGATCAGGCCCACGCCGTGGCGGGCAATCAGGCCGCGCAGGATCTTGAGCGCCTCGTCGGCGCGACGCTGCGGCTCGTGGGGGTAGATCGTGGCGATGTCAAGCAGCCGCCCGGTTGGGTCGACCACCGCCACCTTGCAGCCGGTGCGGAAGCCGGGGTCGATGCCCAGCACCACCTGCCCGGCGATCGGCGGCTGGGTGAGCAGGCCGCGCAGGTTGGTGGCGAAGATGCCGATGGCGTGCTGCCCGGCGGCCTCGGCCAGGGTGCTGCGCACATCGCGCTCGATGGCGGGCAGCAGCAGGCGTGTGGCGGCATCGTCGATGGCCAGGGCCAGCTGCTGGGCCATGGGCGAGCGGCTGTCGGCGCGGAAGGTGCGCTCGACGGCGCTGCGCCAGTCGCGCTCCTTCACATCCACCGCCACGCGCAGCACCTTCTCCTCCTCGCCACGGTTGATCGCCAGGATCTGGTGGGGGCGCAGCCGGCCCACCATGCCCTCGAACGCGTAGTAGGTCTGGTAGGTGCCGCGCGAGTCCTCGGCCTTGTCGATCTTCTCGCAGCGCAGCACCGCCCACTGCATGGCCTTCTCGCGGGTGGCGCGGCGCACCTCGGCGCTGTCGCTGATCGCCTCGGCCACGATGTCGCGCGCACCGGCCAGGGCATCCTGGGCGCTGGGCACCGCCTCGCCCACGAAGGGCGCGGCCAGCTGCTCGGGCGTCTGGCCCACGCGCGCCTGCTGCAGGATCATGTCGGCCAGGGGCGCGAGGCCCTTCTCGCGGGCGATCGAGGCGCGGGTGCGGCGCTTGGGCCGGTAGGGCAGGTAGATGTCCTCGATCTCGGTGCGGGTGGCGGCGGCCAGCAGCTGCTGGCGCAGCTCGGGGGTCAGTTTGCCCTGCTCCTCGATCGAGGCGATCACCGCGTCGCGGCGCTCGTCGGTGGCGCGCAGCGTCTCGATCTGGCCGCCCACCTGGCGGATCTGCTCCTCATCCAGGCCGCCGGTGCGCTCCTTGCGGTAGCGGGCGATGAAGGGCACCGTGTTGCCGTCATCCAGCAGCGCGATGGTGGCCAGCGCCTGCTCGGCGCGGATGCCGAGGGCGCGGGCGATCTGCTGGGCGTAGGCTGTTGAATCTTGCATAGGTTCTACCTTGTGGTGTCGCTGGTGTCGCCCCATTATAGCCTGGGCGCGCGGGGGCGGATTCGTAATCTTCACACATCCCCCGCCTGCTATACTCACGGCACAAGGTTCAACCCTGTGCGCCGTGTGTCGCGAGCGCCCACCGTCATCTCCGCCCCCACAATCGTGAAAGGAACCCCCTGCTATGTCCGTCGACTTTGCCGCACTGCGTCGCCGCCTTGAGACCCCAGTTGAGCGTTTTCTGGTGGTGTTCACAGTGGTTGTCCCGCTGATAGCGACTATCTACGCCATCGTGCTGCTCTGGGAGCAGCTGGTGGGCTGGCGCGATATTGCGATCATGCTAGGGATGTACACGGTCACGGCGCTCGGCATCACCGTCGGGTTTCACCGCATGCTCACCCACCGCAGCTTTGCGGCGCACCCTGTGGTGCGCTTCCTGTTCCTGATGTTCGGCAGTATGGCCATGGAAGGCCCCGCGCTCGACTGGGCCTCGATCCACATCCAGCACCACGCCAACTCCGACCACGACGACGACCCCCACAGCCCGATCCACGGCTTCCTGCACGCGCACCTCGGCTGGTTCTTCAACGGCTTCAAGTCGAACGCTGAGGTCTACGGGCGCTGGCTGAAGAAGGATCGGCTGGTGGTGTTTATGAGCGACACCTTTTTGGTCTGGACTGTGCTGTCGTACCTGATCCCGTTCTTGCTGGGCGGCTGGACGGGCCTGCTCTGGGGCGGGTTCGTGCGCGTGTTTCTGACCACCCACGTGACGTGGAGCGTGAACTCGATCTGCCACACCTTTGGCAACCGCATGTTTGAGACCACCGACCGCAGCTACAACAACTGGGTGGTGGGCCTGCTGGCGTTTGGCGAGGGCTGGCACAACAACCACCACGCCTTCCCGCGCTCGGCCTTCCACGGCATGCGCTGGTATCAGTTCGATCTCTCTTCGTATGTGATCATGGGGCTAGAGAAGCTGCGGCTGGTGTGGGATGTGCAGCGCGTGCCCGAGCACGTGCTGGAGGCCCGGCTGATCAAGGCGGCCCGCGAGATGAAGGCGGCCTCGCTCTCGCAGGCCGAGTAGGCGGCGGGCCAGGGGCGATGGGCGGCGGGCTGAGCGATCGGCCCGCCGCTCGGCGTTTTGCGCCTAGCTGCGCGGCCTGCCCAGGTACGATGGCTCTTCCGAGATCACCATGGGCGCGGCGTGCCGGGCCTCGGTGAAGGCGGTGTGGAAGCAGCAGCGGAACACCGACCCAGCGCCCAGCTCGCTCTCCAGCGTGATCGTGCCGCCCATCAGGGTCA
It encodes the following:
- a CDS encoding RNA-binding transcriptional accessory protein, which translates into the protein MQDSTAYAQQIARALGIRAEQALATIALLDDGNTVPFIARYRKERTGGLDEEQIRQVGGQIETLRATDERRDAVIASIEEQGKLTPELRQQLLAAATRTEIEDIYLPYRPKRRTRASIAREKGLAPLADMILQQARVGQTPEQLAAPFVGEAVPSAQDALAGARDIVAEAISDSAEVRRATREKAMQWAVLRCEKIDKAEDSRGTYQTYYAFEGMVGRLRPHQILAINRGEEEKVLRVAVDVKERDWRSAVERTFRADSRSPMAQQLALAIDDAATRLLLPAIERDVRSTLAEAAGQHAIGIFATNLRGLLTQPPIAGQVVLGIDPGFRTGCKVAVVDPTGRLLDIATIYPHEPQRRADEALKILRGLIARHGVGLITIGNGTASRETEQLVAGLTRGAPVRYLIVNEAGASVYSASPLARAEFPELDVSLRGAVSIARRAQDPLAELVKIDPQSIGVGMYQHDLDQPKLAQALGGVVETVVNQVGVDVNTASPALLRHIAGIGPKLAERIVEHRNTNGPFETRVALKKVSGLGPKAFEQSAGFLRVPAGKNPLDASAIHPESYRTAEEVLRRAGLPLRSSPAERKPALDALLAQQPLEQLASELGTGVPTLRDIFEQLVRPGRDPRADLPAPLLRSDVLSMDDLLPGMRLKGTVRNVVDFGAFVDIGVKQDGLLHASQIPRGTVLGVGDVIEVEIQRVEAERKRIALAWVRP
- a CDS encoding acyl-CoA desaturase, coding for MSVDFAALRRRLETPVERFLVVFTVVVPLIATIYAIVLLWEQLVGWRDIAIMLGMYTVTALGITVGFHRMLTHRSFAAHPVVRFLFLMFGSMAMEGPALDWASIHIQHHANSDHDDDPHSPIHGFLHAHLGWFFNGFKSNAEVYGRWLKKDRLVVFMSDTFLVWTVLSYLIPFLLGGWTGLLWGGFVRVFLTTHVTWSVNSICHTFGNRMFETTDRSYNNWVVGLLAFGEGWHNNHHAFPRSAFHGMRWYQFDLSSYVIMGLEKLRLVWDVQRVPEHVLEARLIKAAREMKAASLSQAE